Proteins co-encoded in one Ziziphus jujuba cultivar Dongzao chromosome 9, ASM3175591v1 genomic window:
- the LOC107427774 gene encoding probable 3-hydroxyisobutyrate dehydrogenase-like 3, mitochondrial, translating to MGTPYPNPINPTRTRIGWIGTGVMGAAMAGRLLAAGYSVTVFSRTPSKTLPLQSQGVVLASSPLELAQLADVVFTMVGHPSDVKSVVLGPTGVLAGLKPNSVTVDMTTSHPALAREIFASARETNCWSVDAPVSGGDIGAREGKLAILAAGDSGVVEWLSPLFEVMGKATYMGRAGCGQSCKIANQVVVGANLLGLSEGLVFAEKAGLDVKQFVEAIRGGAAGSKVMELFGERIIGRDFRAGGFTEYMVKDLGMGVDVVEEEDDGKVVVMPGASLSKQLFSAMVANGDGKLGTQGLITVIERLNGK from the coding sequence ATGGGGACTCCATACCCGAACCCCATCAATCCGACCCGAACCCGAATCGGCTGGATCGGCACCGGCGTAATGGGTGCAGCCATGGCCGGTCGTCTTCTTGCCGCCGGTTACTCAGTCACCGTCTTCTCCCGAACCCCATCCAAAACCCTCCCTCTACAATCCCAAGGCGTTGTACTCGCCTCTTCACCACTCGAACTCGCCCAGCTTGCCGACGTCGTTTTCACTATGGTCGGACACCCATCGGACGTCAAATCCGTCGTCCTCGGTCCCACCGGCGTCCTCGCCGGCCTCAAACCCAACTCCGTCACCGTCGACATGACAACCAGCCATCCCGCCTTAGCACGCGAGATCTTCGCCTCGGCCCGTGAGACGAACTGCTGGTCCGTCGACGCTCCGGTCTCCGGCGGCGATATTGGCGCCAGGGAAGGAAAACTGGCCATTTTAGCTGCAGGCGATTCCGGCGTGGTCGAATGGCTGTCGCCGCTGTTCGAAGTGATGGGAAAAGCTACGTACATGGGTCGAGCAGGTTGTGGGCAGAGCTGCAAGATAGCGAACCAGGTGGTTGTGGGTGCGAACCTGTTGGGATTGAGTGAAGGCTTGGTGTTCGCTGAGAAAGCAGGGCTGGATGTGAAGCAGTTTGTGGAGGCAATTCGAGGTGGAGCTGCTGGGTCCAAGGTGATGGAGTTGTTTGGGGAGAGAATTATTGGGAGGGATTTTAGAGCAGGTGGGTTTACAGAGTATATGGTGAAGGATTTGGGAATGGGGGTTGATGTTGTggaggaagaagatgatggGAAGGTTGTTGTAATGCCTGGGGCTTCATTGTCTAAGCAGTTGTTTTCAGCAATGGTGGCCAATGGTGATGGTAAGCTTGGCACTCAGGGTCTGATTACTGTTATAGAGAGGCTCAATGGTAAATGA
- the LOC107427782 gene encoding pentatricopeptide repeat-containing protein At1g10910, chloroplastic gives MEVSVLGAGLQNSLAHPLSLSFPFISSANPLTARALSSQTNCPTTLSVKEPHNEPVTNGKVTIHKHHSKPYLARQSAILEVQQCSDLGSALSRLGGTLKVQDLNAILRQFGMLKRWNDLSQLFEWMQQNGKISVSSYSSYIKFMGKSLNPVKALEIYNSIQDESAKRNVFICNSVLSSLVRSGKFDSSIKLFNQMKQGGLAPDVVTYSTLLAGCIKDKHGYSKALEFIEELHQNGLSMDTVLYGTLLAICASNNKLEEAESYFNQMKDEGHLPNEFHYSSLLNAYSIHGDYKKAHDLVQDMKSAGLVPNKVILTTLLKVYVKGGLFEKSRELLSELETMGYAQDEMPYCLLMDALAKAGHLHEAKSVFDEMKEKCIKSDGYSYSIMISAFCRDGLLEEAKQLAKDFETTYDKYDLVMLNTMICAYCRAGEMESVMGMLKKMDELAISPDYNTFHILIKYFCKEKLYLLAYRTMEDMHKKGYQVEEEICSSLIFKLGKIRASSEAFSVYNMLRYSKRTMCKALHEKILHILIAGRLFKEAYVVVKDNGDLISKPAIMKFATAYMKFGNINLINDVVKLIHGFGCKIDQGLFQKAVSRYIMKPEKKELLLQLLQWMPSHGYVVDSSTRNLMLKNSHLFGRHFIPEILSKHHMILTSSKSEKRKGK, from the exons ATGGAGGTGTCCGTACTCGGCGCCGGCTTGCAGAATTCTCTGGCCCACCCTTTATCCCTATCATTTCCGTTCATATCTTCTGCAAATCCTTTAACAGCAAGAGCATTGAGTTCTCAAACCAATTGTCCAACCACTCTTTCTGTCAAAGAGCCCCACAACGAACCAGTCACCAATGGCAAAGTTACTATTCACAAGCACCATTCCAAGCCCTACTTAGCTAGGCAGTCTGCCATTCTTGAAGTTCAGCAGTGCTCTGATTTGGGCTCAGCTCtctcaag ATTAGGAGGTACTTTGAAGGTGCAAGACTTGAATGCCATATTACGCCAATTTGGGATGCTAAAGAGATGGAATGATCTTTCCCAG CTCTTTGAATGGATGCAACAAAATGGGAAGATTAGTGTATCATCCTATAGCAGCTATATAAAGTTCATGGGCAAGAGCCTCAATCCTGTGAAGGCGCTGGAAATATATAATAGCATTCAAGATGAATCAGCCAAAAGGAATGTTTTCATCTGCAATTCCGTTCTAAGTAGTTTGGTCCGGAGTGGCAAGTTTGATAGCAGCATTAAGTTGTTTAATCAAATGAAGCAGGGTGGTTTAGCACCGGATGTTGTTACATATAGTACG CTTCTTGCAGGCTGCATCAAAGACAAACATGGTTATTCAAAGGCTTTAGAATTTATTGAAGAATTGCACCAAAATGGGCTGTCCATGGATACGGTACTTTATGGAACACTTCTAGCTATTTGTGCTTCAAATAATAAACTGGAAGAAGCAGAAAGCTATTTTAACCAGATGAAGGATGAAGGTCATTTGCCAAATGAATTCCATTATAGCTCTTTGCTAAATGCTTACTCAATACATGGAGATTACAAGAAGGCTCATGATCTGGTTCAAGATATGAAATCTGCAGGGTTAGTACCAAATAAG GTGATTTTGACTACTTTATTAAAGGTATATGTCAAAGGAGGCTTGTTTGAAAAGTCAAGAGAATTATTAAGTGAATTGGAAACTATGGGCTATGCTCAAGATGAG ATGCCATACTGCTTATTGATGGATGCACTTGCTAAAGCTGGGCATTTGCATGAGGCTAAATCAGTTTTTGATGAAATGAAGGAGAAATGCATTAAGTCTG ATGGGTATTCATATAGTATCATGATTTCTGCATTTTGCCGAGATGGGCTACTGGAAGAGGCAAAGCAATTGGCGAAGGACTTTGAAACAACATATGACAAATATGACTTGGTTATGTTGAATACCATGATTTGTGCTTACTGCAGAGCAGGTGAAATGGAGAGTGTAATGGGAATGTTAAAGAAAATGGATGAATTAGCAATCAGTCCTGATTATAATACCTTTCAtatcctaataaaatatttctgcAAGGAGAAGTTGTATCTGCTTGCTTACAGAACCATGGAGGACATGCATAAAAAAGGCTACCAAGTGGAAGAG GAAATATGTTCCTCCTTAATATTTAAACTTGGTAAGATAAGGGCGAGCTCAGAAGCATTTTCTGTTTACAATATGTTGAGATATAGCAAACGCACAATGTGCAAGGCCCTTCATGAGAAGATTCTCCACATTCTAATAGCAGGACGACTGTTCAAAGAGGCTTATGTAGTAGTCAAG GACAATGGGGATTTGATTTCTAAACCTGCTATAATGAAATTTGCAACTGCATATATGAAGTTTGGAAACATCAACTTGATAAACGATGTTGTGAAACTCATCCATGGTTTTGGCTGCAAGATTGATCAG GGTTTATTTCAGAAGGCAGTATCACGATATATTATGAAACCTGAAAAGAAGGAATTGCTTCTTCAATTGCTACAATGGATGCCAAGTCATGGATATGTGGTTGATTCTTCAACAAGAAACCTAATGCTGAAGAACTCACATTTGTTCGGTCGACATTTTATTCCTGAGATACTGTCCAAGCACCATATGATTTTAACATCATCAAAATCTGAAAAGAGGAAAGGAAAATGA